A genome region from Struthio camelus isolate bStrCam1 chromosome 26, bStrCam1.hap1, whole genome shotgun sequence includes the following:
- the MISP gene encoding mitotic interactor and substrate of PLK1 isoform X1, giving the protein MDRVTRHIVFQFPQATHKQDYNDGYQASLSAEQRADGDDDVFGSSRYSSQKVENGYEWKFRSKSPSNFLDDGKDVWTPSPDRDSKLEVVRSGSLYDLRAYRGERKPSKLYEEDEEEQRRVRPPNISPEKARELEDERREIIRSQVMRKSSTVGEKWSSMDELSSINTGSGSQGEGRHKGSFTTSFAVCFDKPSPGRAATPVDPENIDTEQINFSAARQQFLMLEKTNPDSLFSPRQQAMSPKPESMTKISVQEWHSPETATKAARGYSSLGAPSQSRTDKTVYQVYNVSYKAPAKEDVYAPRRTDTERSYPTGKISSLTKVSSREDLDSGLGEMYTEASAGYISDGSTTNEIFDTLVESRAGSSGSDKETKASNETPIEREIRMAMEREENLWKERGIQKLTSSSELVAIQTKPFLSVSVSPLPARKGKDKGRTSFYVQREIEQETKREEDLKKEGRLLGMYDRGTQQELDERKKVFQQEETPLTLHQTASPWKADEHRRSWINGFVAEQSTRHSFSPTEDTRGGETPPNYTVNLTHSQAYQPRFAAAASEKSRDEPLMYDRASASASKWASEDSRGGKLPGAMQRSGSTLSPTDIGVLRKEYFSLPFWKPKISFVDHMGTQSPLRREKGLEGEGGREEQYTLRTWKPQTSALIEEEIRSDLQREEELQEQRRKRQLIEGYSLVSNDSFPKEGSHSRLSSQTSAASGVCGSYSVSGSPVFAPASHQTGILGLVSSFTPLRVASPSQGSMESLTLESTCSSPFDERRRRVKEDGKYAGIEPVDKINTEVVESTRVIRHKSAMAKCWEAGQYVKDDD; this is encoded by the exons ATGGACAGAGTCACTAGACACATCGTCTTCCAGTTCCCTCAGGCAACTCACAAACAGGACTACAACGATGGCTACCAAGCCAGCTTGTCTGCAGAGCAGAGGGCTGATGGTGATGATGATGTGTTTGGTTCCTCTCGATACAGCAGCCAGAAAGTGGAAAATGGCTACGAGTGGAAATTCAGGTCCAAGTCGCCCTCAAATTTCCTAGATGATGGGAAAGATGTCTGGACCCCCTCCCCAGACAGAGACTCCAAGCTGGAGGTGGTAAGGTCGGGAAGCCTGTACGACCTCAGGGCGTACAGAGGAGAGAGGAAGCCATCAAAGCTCTatgaagaggatgaggaggaaCAGCGCAGGGTCCGTCCGCCAAATATCTCACCTGAGAAAGCAAGAGAGCTTGAAGATGAGAGAAGGGAGATCATCCGGAGCCAGGTGATGAGGAAGAGCTCCACCGTGGGTGAGAAGTGGAGCTCCATGGATGAGCTGAGCTCCATAAACACTGGCTCGGGCAGCCAGGGGGAAGGCAGGCACAAAGGCAGCTTCACCACTAgctttgctgtttgctttgaCAAGCCTTCCCCAGGGAGAGCAGCAACACCTGTTGACCCTGAAAATATAGACACGGAACAGATCAACTTCTCCGCTGCCCGGCAACAGTTCCTGATGCTGGAAAAGACCAACCCAGACTCTCTTTTCAGCCCCAGGCAGCAAGCAATGTCTCCAAAGCCAGAGTCGATGACAAAAATCTCTGTGCAAGAGTGGCACAGTCCTGAGACTGCCACGAAGGCTGCGAGGGGTTACAGCAGTCTTGGTGCACCCAGCCAGAGCAGAACAGACAAGACTGTTTATCAGGTTTATAACGTGTCCTACAAGGCACCTGCAAAGGAGGACGTTTATGCTCCCAGAAGGACTGATACTGAAAGATCATATCCCACTGGGAAAATATCCAGCTTGACTAAAGTGTCTTCCAGAGAAGACCTGGACTCCGGCTTGGGTGAAATGTATACTGAAGCCAGTGCAGGCTACATCAGCGACGGAAGCACGACCAACGAGATCTTCGACACCCTCGTGGAATCGAGGGCTGGCAGCAGTGGCTCAGACAAAGAGACGAAGGCCAGCAACGAGACACCCATTGAGCGGGAAATCCGCATGGCGATGGAGAGGGAGGAGAACCTCTGGAAAGAGAGGGGGATCCAGAAGCTGACCTCCAGCAGCGAGCTGGTGGCAATCCAGACCAAGCCTTTCCTCTCAGTGTCTGTATCTCCCCTTCCAGCCAGGAAAGGGAAGGACAAAGGCCGCACTTCCTTTTATGTCCAGAGGGAAATAGAGCAGGAAACTAAGCGTGAAGAAGAtctgaagaaggaaggaaggctgCTGGGGATGTATGACAGGGGGACACAGCAGGAACTGGACGAGCGCAAGAAGGTATTTCAGCAGGAGGAAACCCCCCTGACCCTGCATCAGACAGCCTCCCCTTGGAAGGCAGATGAGCACAGGAGGAGCTGGATTAACGGGTTTGTGGCAGAGCAGTCCACAAGACACAGCTTCAGCCCCACGGAAGATACCAGGGGTGGGGAAACCCCCCCAAACTACACAGTGAATCTGACACACTCCCAGGCGTACCAGCCGCGCTTCGCAGCAGCCGCTAGCGAGAAGAGCAGGGATGAGCCGTTGATGTATGACCGCGCTTCCGCCAGCGCCAGCAAATGGGCGAGTGAGGATTCCCGGGGAGGAAAGCTTCCTGGCGCCATGCAGAGGTCTGGCTCCACCCTGAGCCCCACAGACATAGGCGTCCTGCGTAAAGAGTActtctccttgcccttttggaagcccaAGATCTCCTTTGTGGACCACATGGGGACACAAAGCCCgctaaggagggagaaggggctggagggggagggcggccgggAGGAGCAGTACACGCTGCGGACATGGAAGCCCCAGACATCAGCACTGATTGAGGAGGAGATCCGGAGCGACTTGCAGAGGgaagaggagctgcaggagcagcggAGAAAGAGGCAGCTGATAGAGGGCTACTCCCTGGTCAGCAATGACAGCTTTCCCAAGGAGGGCTCCCACTCCCGGCTTTCCTCGCAGACTTCAG CTGCCTCAGGTGTCTGTGGCAGCTACTCGGTGTCTGGGTCTCCAGTCTTTGCTCCTGCCTCGCACCAGACGGGAATCCTGGGACTGGTATCGTCATTTACTCCGCTAAGAGTGGCTAGTCCCTCTCAGGGCAGCATGGAGAGCCTCACCCTCGAATCGACTTGTTCCAGTCCCTTcgatgagaggaggaggagggtgaaggAAGATGGAAAG TACGCAGGCATTGAACCCGTTGACAAAATCAACACAGAG GTTGTTGAAAGCACCAGAGTGATTCGTCACAAGAGTGCCATGGCCAAATGCTGGGAGGCAGGGCAGTATGTCAAAGATGATGACTGA
- the MISP gene encoding mitotic interactor and substrate of PLK1 isoform X2, whose protein sequence is MDRVTRHIVFQFPQATHKQDYNDGYQASLSAEQRADGDDDVFGSSRYSSQKVENGYEWKFRSKSPSNFLDDGKDVWTPSPDRDSKLEVVRSGSLYDLRAYRGERKPSKLYEEDEEEQRRVRPPNISPEKARELEDERREIIRSQVMRKSSTVGEKWSSMDELSSINTGSGSQGEGRHKGSFTTSFAVCFDKPSPGRAATPVDPENIDTEQINFSAARQQFLMLEKTNPDSLFSPRQQAMSPKPESMTKISVQEWHSPETATKAARGYSSLGAPSQSRTDKTVYQVYNVSYKAPAKEDVYAPRRTDTERSYPTGKISSLTKVSSREDLDSGLGEMYTEASAGYISDGSTTNEIFDTLVESRAGSSGSDKETKASNETPIEREIRMAMEREENLWKERGIQKLTSSSELVAIQTKPFLSVSVSPLPARKGKDKGRTSFYVQREIEQETKREEDLKKEGRLLGMYDRGTQQELDERKKVFQQEETPLTLHQTASPWKADEHRRSWINGFVAEQSTRHSFSPTEDTRGGETPPNYTVNLTHSQAYQPRFAAAASEKSRDEPLMYDRASASASKWASEDSRGGKLPGAMQRSGSTLSPTDIGVLRKEYFSLPFWKPKISFVDHMGTQSPLRREKGLEGEGGREEQYTLRTWKPQTSALIEEEIRSDLQREEELQEQRRKRQLIEGYSLVSNDSFPKEGSHSRLSSQTSVRRH, encoded by the exons ATGGACAGAGTCACTAGACACATCGTCTTCCAGTTCCCTCAGGCAACTCACAAACAGGACTACAACGATGGCTACCAAGCCAGCTTGTCTGCAGAGCAGAGGGCTGATGGTGATGATGATGTGTTTGGTTCCTCTCGATACAGCAGCCAGAAAGTGGAAAATGGCTACGAGTGGAAATTCAGGTCCAAGTCGCCCTCAAATTTCCTAGATGATGGGAAAGATGTCTGGACCCCCTCCCCAGACAGAGACTCCAAGCTGGAGGTGGTAAGGTCGGGAAGCCTGTACGACCTCAGGGCGTACAGAGGAGAGAGGAAGCCATCAAAGCTCTatgaagaggatgaggaggaaCAGCGCAGGGTCCGTCCGCCAAATATCTCACCTGAGAAAGCAAGAGAGCTTGAAGATGAGAGAAGGGAGATCATCCGGAGCCAGGTGATGAGGAAGAGCTCCACCGTGGGTGAGAAGTGGAGCTCCATGGATGAGCTGAGCTCCATAAACACTGGCTCGGGCAGCCAGGGGGAAGGCAGGCACAAAGGCAGCTTCACCACTAgctttgctgtttgctttgaCAAGCCTTCCCCAGGGAGAGCAGCAACACCTGTTGACCCTGAAAATATAGACACGGAACAGATCAACTTCTCCGCTGCCCGGCAACAGTTCCTGATGCTGGAAAAGACCAACCCAGACTCTCTTTTCAGCCCCAGGCAGCAAGCAATGTCTCCAAAGCCAGAGTCGATGACAAAAATCTCTGTGCAAGAGTGGCACAGTCCTGAGACTGCCACGAAGGCTGCGAGGGGTTACAGCAGTCTTGGTGCACCCAGCCAGAGCAGAACAGACAAGACTGTTTATCAGGTTTATAACGTGTCCTACAAGGCACCTGCAAAGGAGGACGTTTATGCTCCCAGAAGGACTGATACTGAAAGATCATATCCCACTGGGAAAATATCCAGCTTGACTAAAGTGTCTTCCAGAGAAGACCTGGACTCCGGCTTGGGTGAAATGTATACTGAAGCCAGTGCAGGCTACATCAGCGACGGAAGCACGACCAACGAGATCTTCGACACCCTCGTGGAATCGAGGGCTGGCAGCAGTGGCTCAGACAAAGAGACGAAGGCCAGCAACGAGACACCCATTGAGCGGGAAATCCGCATGGCGATGGAGAGGGAGGAGAACCTCTGGAAAGAGAGGGGGATCCAGAAGCTGACCTCCAGCAGCGAGCTGGTGGCAATCCAGACCAAGCCTTTCCTCTCAGTGTCTGTATCTCCCCTTCCAGCCAGGAAAGGGAAGGACAAAGGCCGCACTTCCTTTTATGTCCAGAGGGAAATAGAGCAGGAAACTAAGCGTGAAGAAGAtctgaagaaggaaggaaggctgCTGGGGATGTATGACAGGGGGACACAGCAGGAACTGGACGAGCGCAAGAAGGTATTTCAGCAGGAGGAAACCCCCCTGACCCTGCATCAGACAGCCTCCCCTTGGAAGGCAGATGAGCACAGGAGGAGCTGGATTAACGGGTTTGTGGCAGAGCAGTCCACAAGACACAGCTTCAGCCCCACGGAAGATACCAGGGGTGGGGAAACCCCCCCAAACTACACAGTGAATCTGACACACTCCCAGGCGTACCAGCCGCGCTTCGCAGCAGCCGCTAGCGAGAAGAGCAGGGATGAGCCGTTGATGTATGACCGCGCTTCCGCCAGCGCCAGCAAATGGGCGAGTGAGGATTCCCGGGGAGGAAAGCTTCCTGGCGCCATGCAGAGGTCTGGCTCCACCCTGAGCCCCACAGACATAGGCGTCCTGCGTAAAGAGTActtctccttgcccttttggaagcccaAGATCTCCTTTGTGGACCACATGGGGACACAAAGCCCgctaaggagggagaaggggctggagggggagggcggccgggAGGAGCAGTACACGCTGCGGACATGGAAGCCCCAGACATCAGCACTGATTGAGGAGGAGATCCGGAGCGACTTGCAGAGGgaagaggagctgcaggagcagcggAGAAAGAGGCAGCTGATAGAGGGCTACTCCCTGGTCAGCAATGACAGCTTTCCCAAGGAGGGCTCCCACTCCCGGCTTTCCTCGCAGACTTCAG TACGCAGGCATTGA
- the MISP gene encoding mitotic interactor and substrate of PLK1 isoform X3, giving the protein MDRVTRHIVFQFPQATHKQDYNDGYQASLSAEQRADGDDDVFGSSRYSSQKVENGYEWKFRSKSPSNFLDDGKDVWTPSPDRDSKLEVVRSGSLYDLRAYRGERKPSKLYEEDEEEQRRVRPPNISPEKARELEDERREIIRSQVMRKSSTVGEKWSSMDELSSINTGSGSQGEGRHKGSFTTSFAVCFDKPSPGRAATPVDPENIDTEQINFSAARQQFLMLEKTNPDSLFSPRQQAMSPKPESMTKISVQEWHSPETATKAARGYSSLGAPSQSRTDKTVYQVYNVSYKAPAKEDVYAPRRTDTERSYPTGKISSLTKVSSREDLDSGLGEMYTEASAGYISDGSTTNEIFDTLVESRAGSSGSDKETKASNETPIEREIRMAMEREENLWKERGIQKLTSSSELVAIQTKPFLSVSVSPLPARKGKDKGRTSFYVQREIEQETKREEDLKKEGRLLGMYDRGTQQELDERKKVFQQEETPLTLHQTASPWKADEHRRSWINGFVAEQSTRHSFSPTEDTRGGETPPNYTVNLTHSQAYQPRFAAAASEKSRDEPLMYDRASASASKWASEDSRGGKLPGAMQRSGSTLSPTDIGVLRKEYFSLPFWKPKISFVDHMGTQSPLRREKGLEGEGGREEQYTLRTWKPQTSALIEEEIRSDLQREEELQEQRRKRQLIEGYSLVSNDSFPKEGSHSRLSSQTSGC; this is encoded by the exons ATGGACAGAGTCACTAGACACATCGTCTTCCAGTTCCCTCAGGCAACTCACAAACAGGACTACAACGATGGCTACCAAGCCAGCTTGTCTGCAGAGCAGAGGGCTGATGGTGATGATGATGTGTTTGGTTCCTCTCGATACAGCAGCCAGAAAGTGGAAAATGGCTACGAGTGGAAATTCAGGTCCAAGTCGCCCTCAAATTTCCTAGATGATGGGAAAGATGTCTGGACCCCCTCCCCAGACAGAGACTCCAAGCTGGAGGTGGTAAGGTCGGGAAGCCTGTACGACCTCAGGGCGTACAGAGGAGAGAGGAAGCCATCAAAGCTCTatgaagaggatgaggaggaaCAGCGCAGGGTCCGTCCGCCAAATATCTCACCTGAGAAAGCAAGAGAGCTTGAAGATGAGAGAAGGGAGATCATCCGGAGCCAGGTGATGAGGAAGAGCTCCACCGTGGGTGAGAAGTGGAGCTCCATGGATGAGCTGAGCTCCATAAACACTGGCTCGGGCAGCCAGGGGGAAGGCAGGCACAAAGGCAGCTTCACCACTAgctttgctgtttgctttgaCAAGCCTTCCCCAGGGAGAGCAGCAACACCTGTTGACCCTGAAAATATAGACACGGAACAGATCAACTTCTCCGCTGCCCGGCAACAGTTCCTGATGCTGGAAAAGACCAACCCAGACTCTCTTTTCAGCCCCAGGCAGCAAGCAATGTCTCCAAAGCCAGAGTCGATGACAAAAATCTCTGTGCAAGAGTGGCACAGTCCTGAGACTGCCACGAAGGCTGCGAGGGGTTACAGCAGTCTTGGTGCACCCAGCCAGAGCAGAACAGACAAGACTGTTTATCAGGTTTATAACGTGTCCTACAAGGCACCTGCAAAGGAGGACGTTTATGCTCCCAGAAGGACTGATACTGAAAGATCATATCCCACTGGGAAAATATCCAGCTTGACTAAAGTGTCTTCCAGAGAAGACCTGGACTCCGGCTTGGGTGAAATGTATACTGAAGCCAGTGCAGGCTACATCAGCGACGGAAGCACGACCAACGAGATCTTCGACACCCTCGTGGAATCGAGGGCTGGCAGCAGTGGCTCAGACAAAGAGACGAAGGCCAGCAACGAGACACCCATTGAGCGGGAAATCCGCATGGCGATGGAGAGGGAGGAGAACCTCTGGAAAGAGAGGGGGATCCAGAAGCTGACCTCCAGCAGCGAGCTGGTGGCAATCCAGACCAAGCCTTTCCTCTCAGTGTCTGTATCTCCCCTTCCAGCCAGGAAAGGGAAGGACAAAGGCCGCACTTCCTTTTATGTCCAGAGGGAAATAGAGCAGGAAACTAAGCGTGAAGAAGAtctgaagaaggaaggaaggctgCTGGGGATGTATGACAGGGGGACACAGCAGGAACTGGACGAGCGCAAGAAGGTATTTCAGCAGGAGGAAACCCCCCTGACCCTGCATCAGACAGCCTCCCCTTGGAAGGCAGATGAGCACAGGAGGAGCTGGATTAACGGGTTTGTGGCAGAGCAGTCCACAAGACACAGCTTCAGCCCCACGGAAGATACCAGGGGTGGGGAAACCCCCCCAAACTACACAGTGAATCTGACACACTCCCAGGCGTACCAGCCGCGCTTCGCAGCAGCCGCTAGCGAGAAGAGCAGGGATGAGCCGTTGATGTATGACCGCGCTTCCGCCAGCGCCAGCAAATGGGCGAGTGAGGATTCCCGGGGAGGAAAGCTTCCTGGCGCCATGCAGAGGTCTGGCTCCACCCTGAGCCCCACAGACATAGGCGTCCTGCGTAAAGAGTActtctccttgcccttttggaagcccaAGATCTCCTTTGTGGACCACATGGGGACACAAAGCCCgctaaggagggagaaggggctggagggggagggcggccgggAGGAGCAGTACACGCTGCGGACATGGAAGCCCCAGACATCAGCACTGATTGAGGAGGAGATCCGGAGCGACTTGCAGAGGgaagaggagctgcaggagcagcggAGAAAGAGGCAGCTGATAGAGGGCTACTCCCTGGTCAGCAATGACAGCTTTCCCAAGGAGGGCTCCCACTCCCGGCTTTCCTCGCAGACTTCAG GTTGTTGA